AGTGAAAACTGCTTTACGCCATTAGTATGTTGAATATTTCAGTCAGTCCTACTAACCACTGGTATCAAGATCTTTGCCTTGACTGATATATTCGATAGCGCTCAGGAGCTTTGACAAGGTTATAAGAACATCAAATGCGTCAACAGGGCGGGACGCACATCACTTTGTATCCAAGGTTGTTCCTGTGATAATTTGAACCGCTTTGGGGTTTTAGGCTCAGTTTTCGCACTTTGAATCCTACTGGCCAACGTGGGTCGGATGAATTGCTGGCTTAAAGGGCGAGTAATCCTCTTTAACCCCCGCTGAGAGCGCGCCTTCGACGTCTCTTGAGAGCGCTATTCGCAACAGATTATTTTGATTCATTAGCATGTCTTCATGTCAACCCTCACCTTCAGCAGGTCCGAGAGACTATTCGGCATAGTACAGGCGTCGTCTACCGTTACAAGGACCGAGAGCCGGGGAGCCTGCCTGTAGTCCAAGGCCAAGGGTGTATGCCTTGCGCACGTGTACAGCGACAGTCAATGAATTCGAAGTAAGCACGTTGACCGCGCGTTGGCGAGACAAGAAGAACCGCAGAGCACGTGACTTTCATTCAGCTCTATAGTGGTGGTCGAATATTACGCTATTGTTTTGCATAGTCCAGATTATCATCAATAATGTATGCATATGCGCACCGACAGGACGCGATATCACCCATAATGCGATATAAAGGCCCACTCCATCAAGAGCCTGGGAGCCCAGACCAAGAACTCCGGTCGTGAATATATAGATCACTCGGCTTCACTCCCGGTAGCACCAAAGAGATTTCCGGAGTATAATaatgacaaatcaactgAGCTTTAGATACGTCTGTGGCGTCATGCGAGCAACTCCGTAATTTGACCTTCCCGAGGTTTGAAGGCAAGTAGTACTTCATTACCACGACGCTGATAAATAATCCATCCCATTTCCCATCGGAAATCCAAACTGTTTTCTGACTCCACGAATCTGTTATATACATATGCAGTATGAGATAAAACCTCATTCGCTTAGAGCTTCGAGGTGCCTTTAGGGCAGACCACAAGAGTAGCTACTGGCTGCCTTCGCGTCGCCGCCTTGGTAGATTGCCTCCTATAGAAACACATCAGTATTCTACGATTCATGACAAAAATAGCTCCTTGCCTGAGGATAGGGACAGAGAAGGCGGGTGAATGCAGCCCCTTGTGCACTATTGCCATTGTTGTATTTTACCGCAACAAGTGATTTTGGAGCTACACCCTTCTCTACCCAGTCCATCGTAGCCAGGATCATATCATACTGGGGAGTGAACGATAGAGACTGGCCGGAGCCGCCTTGAGATTTGCTGCGTTGGCCAGGCCCGCCAAATGAATCTGCGCCTGGGCCTCCGGAGCAATGGCCAACTCCTGGAAGCATGAACAGCCGATACCTGTTGCTTAAATCTTCGTTCTTGAAGAAGCTTCGTACATGTTCATAGTACCAGAGTGAGCTCCCGGACCTAACCAAAGATGTTTAAGCGCGAGTAATAAATTGGGGTTATGCTAACTCACGGAATGAGAGGGTCAGCGAATCCATGGTACTGCATCAATTTTCCCCCACGTCCAAAGAAAGGCCTCAAGTTAGGATCGATGGCAGTGGTTTGGCCTGGATCAGTTACGTCTCCTATCTTTGTAAGTCTTTCGAGTTCGGTTTGATTGATTTGCAAGGTCCTGGGCGAATAATTATAATAAGAACCTGCGAGCGAAAACCCCACAGTAACTTACTGGACAGAAGTCTTGTTCAGCACTTGGTAAGAGAAAAAGTCGGCTGATTGGGTGTCAGTGTGTTGTAGAACATCACCGTGTAGAAAGCTATCTTACGAGCAGGTCCATACGGGATACCAGTAATTGTGCCAGGCCACCCAAACTCGCTTCCAGGCTCAAACGTTGGAAACAAGAACTCTCCGTCGCTCGATGTCCAGTTGGTATAAATCGCTTTGAGTGTTACGAGCTGAGACTGTGATAGACAGTTGGTCTGGTTTATATATGAAGAGAGATTGGCTGATCCACATGC
The Rhizoctonia solani chromosome 8, complete sequence DNA segment above includes these coding regions:
- a CDS encoding feruloyl esterase B, with product MYPEDFDGVVAGAPAQWWPHLNGFTVHVNLLNANATTPGAVIPPPFFATLNKVILDQCDKLDGVADGIITNPRLCKPDLSRVACGSANLSSYINQTNCLSQSQLVTLKAIYTNWTSSDGEFLFPTFEPGSEFGWPGTITGIPYGPAPDFFSYQVLNKTSVQTLQINQTELERLTKIGDVTDPGQTTAIDPNLRPFFGRGGKLMQYHGFADPLIPSGSSLWYYEHVRSFFKNEDLSNRYRLFMLPGVGHCSGGPGADSFGGPGQRSKSQGGSGQSLSFTPQYDMILATMDWVEKGVAPKSLVAVKYNNGNSAQGAAFTRLLCPYPQARSYFCHES